A DNA window from Streptomyces sp. 71268 contains the following coding sequences:
- a CDS encoding sugar phosphate isomerase/epimerase: MAAVHQPLPTALDRIRVGSAPDSWGVWFPDDARQVPWRRFLDEVSEAGYAWIELGPYGYLPTDPARLTDETSRRGLTVSAGTVFTALHRGPAVWDATWRHVAQVAELTRAMGARHLVVIPAFWRDDKTAELIESPELTSAQWRDLTTGMERLARRVRETYGLEIVVHPHADTHIDGEANVARFLDATDPDLVRLCLDTGHYAYCGGDSVKLIETYGDRIGYLHLKQVDPAILATVVEQGVPFGPAVQRGVMCEPPTGIPALEPVLTAAQGLGIDLFAIVEQDMYPCPPDQPFPIAQRTRRYLRGCGA, from the coding sequence ATGGCCGCTGTCCACCAGCCCCTCCCCACCGCTCTGGACCGCATCCGCGTCGGCTCGGCGCCCGACTCCTGGGGGGTCTGGTTCCCCGACGACGCGCGACAGGTGCCGTGGCGGCGCTTCCTGGACGAGGTGTCCGAGGCCGGCTACGCGTGGATCGAGCTGGGCCCGTACGGCTACCTGCCCACCGACCCGGCGCGGCTGACCGACGAGACCTCCCGGCGCGGCCTCACCGTCTCCGCCGGCACCGTCTTCACCGCCCTGCACCGCGGCCCGGCCGTCTGGGACGCCACCTGGCGGCACGTCGCCCAGGTGGCCGAGCTGACCCGCGCGATGGGCGCCCGCCACCTGGTCGTGATTCCGGCGTTCTGGCGCGACGACAAGACCGCCGAACTCATCGAGAGCCCTGAGCTGACCTCGGCCCAGTGGCGCGACCTGACCACCGGCATGGAGCGCCTGGCCCGCCGGGTGCGGGAGACGTACGGTCTGGAGATCGTCGTCCACCCGCACGCCGACACGCACATCGACGGCGAGGCCAACGTGGCCCGCTTCCTCGACGCCACCGACCCCGACCTGGTCCGCCTGTGCCTGGACACCGGGCACTACGCCTACTGCGGCGGCGACAGCGTCAAGCTGATCGAGACGTACGGCGACCGCATCGGCTACCTGCACCTCAAGCAGGTCGATCCGGCGATCCTGGCGACCGTGGTCGAGCAGGGGGTGCCGTTCGGGCCCGCCGTCCAGCGCGGGGTGATGTGCGAACCGCCCACCGGGATACCCGCCCTGGAGCCCGTGCTGACCGCGGCCCAGGGGCTCGGCATCGACCTGTTCGCGATCGTGGAACAGGACATGTACCCGTGCCCGCCCGACCAGCCCTTCCCCATCGCCCAACGCACCCGCCGCTACCTGCGCGGCTGCGGCGCCTGA
- a CDS encoding 5-dehydro-2-deoxygluconokinase: MTQPYDLITMGRIGVDIYPLQTGVPLARVETFGKFLGGSATNVAVGAARLGRRVAVITRTGDDPFGTYLHEALRDFGVDDRWVSPVAAYPTPVTFCEIFPPDDFPLYFYRQPKAPDLEIRPEELDLDAVRAARIFWMTGTGLCAEPSRAATLAALAARSTEQPAAAPPDAPRPAAGLPGAPGPADLGGARAPRATVFDLDWRPMFWRDPDEARPYYAKALQHATVAVGNLAECEVATGQREPRAAADALLAAGVELAVVKQGPAGVLAVHRDGTTAEVPPVPVEVVNGLGAGDAFGGALCHGLLAGWELERVMRYANAAGALVASRLACSSAMPTPDEVTDLIGRT, translated from the coding sequence ATGACGCAGCCGTACGACCTGATCACGATGGGCCGGATCGGAGTCGATATCTACCCGCTCCAGACGGGCGTGCCGTTGGCGCGCGTGGAAACGTTCGGCAAGTTCCTGGGGGGCTCGGCGACCAACGTCGCGGTGGGGGCGGCCCGGCTCGGGCGCCGGGTGGCCGTGATCACCCGCACCGGGGACGACCCGTTCGGCACCTATCTGCACGAGGCGCTGCGCGACTTCGGCGTGGACGACCGGTGGGTCAGCCCGGTCGCCGCGTACCCGACGCCGGTCACCTTCTGCGAGATCTTCCCGCCCGACGACTTCCCGCTGTACTTCTACCGCCAGCCCAAGGCCCCCGACCTGGAGATCCGGCCGGAGGAACTGGACCTGGACGCGGTGCGGGCGGCCCGGATCTTCTGGATGACCGGCACCGGCCTGTGCGCGGAGCCCAGCCGCGCGGCGACGCTGGCCGCCCTCGCCGCCCGCTCCACGGAGCAGCCGGCCGCCGCCCCGCCGGACGCTCCCCGACCGGCCGCGGGCCTGCCGGGCGCCCCCGGCCCCGCCGACCTCGGCGGTGCCCGCGCCCCGCGCGCCACGGTCTTCGACCTCGACTGGCGGCCCATGTTCTGGCGCGACCCGGACGAGGCCAGGCCCTACTACGCCAAGGCGCTCCAGCACGCCACCGTCGCCGTCGGCAACCTCGCCGAGTGCGAGGTGGCCACCGGCCAGCGGGAGCCGCGCGCGGCGGCCGACGCGCTGCTGGCCGCCGGCGTGGAGCTGGCCGTCGTCAAGCAGGGCCCGGCCGGCGTCCTCGCCGTGCACCGCGACGGCACCACCGCCGAGGTGCCGCCGGTCCCCGTCGAGGTGGTCAACGGGCTCGGCGCGGGCGACGCGTTCGGCGGCGCGCTCTGCCACGGGCTGCTGGCGGGCTGGGAGCTGGAGCGCGTCATGCGGTACGCGAACGCCGCGGGCGCCCTCGTCGCCTCCCGCCTCGCCTGCTCGTCCGCGATGCCCACGCCCGACGAGGTGACGGACCTCATCGGCCGCACGTGA
- a CDS encoding deoxyribose-phosphate aldolase, with protein sequence MTIRISDLAKVRARHPEAIAEAAARRARRPLVGASGRLMIIAADHPARGALAVGGRELAMANRTELLERLCLALSRPGVDGVLGTADILEDLLLVGALEDKVAMGSMNRGGLAGSTFELDDRFTGHRARDLARLGFDAGKLLLRIDYDDPGSLDTLLSAARAIDDMAAHQLPVFVEPFICHRTAGKVGTDLAASAVAHSLAIASGLAGTSAYTWLKVPVTDDPRDMARVMETSTLPAVLLGGDIGQGAGDQERAYEKWRHALKLPTVQGLVAGRALLYPADGDVAAAVDTAVGLL encoded by the coding sequence TTGACCATTCGCATCTCCGACCTCGCGAAGGTACGGGCCCGGCATCCCGAGGCCATCGCGGAGGCCGCCGCGCGCCGGGCCCGCAGGCCGCTCGTCGGGGCCAGCGGGCGGCTCATGATCATCGCCGCGGACCATCCGGCGCGCGGCGCGCTGGCCGTCGGCGGCCGCGAACTGGCCATGGCCAACCGCACGGAACTGCTGGAACGGCTGTGCCTCGCGCTGTCCCGGCCCGGCGTCGACGGGGTGCTCGGCACCGCCGACATCCTGGAGGACCTGCTGCTCGTCGGCGCCCTTGAGGACAAGGTGGCGATGGGCTCGATGAACCGGGGCGGGCTCGCGGGGAGCACGTTCGAGCTGGACGACCGGTTCACCGGGCACCGCGCCCGGGACCTGGCCCGACTCGGCTTCGACGCCGGCAAGCTGCTCCTGCGCATCGACTACGACGACCCCGGATCGCTCGACACGCTGCTCTCCGCCGCCCGCGCCATCGACGACATGGCCGCCCACCAACTCCCGGTCTTCGTCGAGCCGTTCATCTGCCACCGCACCGCGGGCAAGGTCGGCACCGACCTCGCCGCCAGCGCCGTCGCCCACTCCCTGGCCATCGCCTCCGGCCTCGCCGGCACCTCCGCCTACACCTGGCTCAAGGTCCCGGTGACCGACGACCCGCGGGACATGGCGCGCGTCATGGAGACCTCCACGCTGCCCGCCGTACTGCTCGGCGGCGACATCGGCCAGGGCGCGGGGGACCAGGAGCGGGCGTACGAGAAGTGGCGGCACGCGTTGAAGCTGCCCACCGTGCAGGGCCTGGTGGCCGGGCGCGCGCTGCTCTACCCGGCCGACGGCGACGTGGCCGCCGCCGTCGACACCGCCGTGGGGCTGCTGTGA
- the iolB gene encoding 5-deoxy-glucuronate isomerase codes for MSPTPFRTFHLPAGSAADGPYALAIDPERAGWGYSSLRVLDLPAGGEHAWETGDSEWIVLPLAGACTVAVGSASGDGSTSSASSTSGDSGDGDELFTLHGRESVFSGVTDFAYLPRDARARVTSAAGGRFALTGARCERALPARYGPATDVAVELRGSGVCSRQVNNFAAAGAFACDRLIAVEVLTPGGNWSSYPPHKHDEYHPGQESELEEIYYFEVAAAHGTPGLGYQRVTPSGPDKETDVLAEVRTGDAVLIPDGWHGPSIATPGHDLYYLNVMAGPGAERAWLIRDHPQHAWIRDTWPETPVDPRLPLYAAPPADGPGPATPPPGEAR; via the coding sequence ATGAGCCCCACCCCCTTCCGCACCTTCCACCTGCCGGCCGGCAGCGCGGCCGACGGGCCGTACGCGCTGGCCATCGACCCCGAACGAGCCGGCTGGGGCTACTCCTCGCTGCGCGTACTCGACCTGCCGGCCGGCGGTGAGCACGCGTGGGAGACGGGTGACAGCGAGTGGATCGTGCTGCCGCTGGCCGGCGCGTGCACCGTGGCCGTCGGCAGCGCCAGCGGTGACGGCAGCACCAGCAGTGCCAGCAGCACCAGCGGTGACAGCGGTGACGGCGACGAACTCTTCACCCTGCACGGCCGGGAGAGCGTGTTCAGCGGCGTGACCGACTTCGCCTACCTGCCGCGCGACGCCCGCGCCCGCGTCACCAGCGCTGCCGGCGGCCGGTTCGCGCTGACCGGGGCGCGCTGCGAGCGCGCGCTGCCCGCCCGCTACGGGCCCGCCACGGACGTCGCCGTGGAGCTGCGCGGCAGCGGCGTCTGCTCCCGGCAGGTCAACAACTTCGCGGCGGCCGGGGCCTTCGCGTGCGACAGGCTGATCGCCGTGGAGGTGCTCACGCCCGGCGGCAACTGGTCCTCCTACCCGCCGCACAAGCACGACGAGTACCACCCGGGGCAGGAGTCCGAGCTGGAGGAGATCTACTACTTCGAGGTGGCCGCCGCGCACGGCACCCCGGGGCTCGGCTACCAGCGGGTGACGCCGTCGGGGCCGGACAAGGAGACCGACGTGCTCGCCGAGGTGCGCACCGGCGACGCCGTGCTCATCCCCGACGGCTGGCACGGCCCCTCGATCGCCACCCCGGGCCACGACCTGTACTACCTCAACGTCATGGCGGGCCCCGGCGCCGAGCGCGCCTGGCTGATCCGCGACCACCCCCAACACGCCTGGATCCGCGACACCTGGCCCGAAACCCCCGTCGACCCCAGACTGCCGCTGTACGCCGCGCCCCCCGCCGACGGCCCGGGGCCCGCCACACCACCTCCGGGAGAGGCCCGATGA
- the iolD gene encoding 3D-(3,5/4)-trihydroxycyclohexane-1,2-dione acylhydrolase (decyclizing) encodes MSTRRLTVAQALIAFLAAQHTERDGRRRRLIDACWGIFGHGNVAGVGQALLESGPDAMPYLQGRNEQAMVHAAVGYARQCDRLAAQAVTTSIGPGATNLVTGAALATVNRLPVLLLPGDTFATRPADPVLQQLEVPYAGDVSVNDALRPVSRYFDRVTRPEALIPAALAAMRVLTDPAETGAVTLALPQDVQVEAYDWPEEFFAERVWHVRRPAPDPAALAEAAEAVRRARRPLLVAGGGVHHSEAEDALRALADATGIPVASTQAGKGSLRHDHPADVGGVGHTGTAPANDLARAADLVIGVGTRYSDFTTASGTLFADPAVRFVNLNIASFDGHKLAALPLLGDARAGLEALTAALAGHRVAAAYEAEYAAGKRRWERVVERAYAAPDDTARPTQTQVVGALDAVVGDDDVVINAAGSLPGDLHKLWRARSRRQYHLEYGYSCMGYEIPAAIGVRLAAPDRPVWALVGDGTYLMLPTELVTAVQEGVDINVVLIQNHGYASIGGLSEAVGGERFGTAYRYRAADGSFTGPPLPVDLAANAASLGARVLRAATVGELRAALATARETAGPTCVYVETETADTVSSAPGTHAWWDVPVAETATRPAAASAREEYDRRATARRHHL; translated from the coding sequence ATGAGCACCCGCCGGCTGACCGTCGCCCAGGCCCTGATCGCCTTCCTGGCCGCCCAGCACACCGAGCGCGACGGTCGCAGACGCCGCCTGATCGACGCCTGTTGGGGCATCTTCGGGCACGGCAACGTCGCCGGCGTCGGCCAGGCCCTGCTGGAGTCGGGCCCGGACGCCATGCCCTACCTCCAGGGCCGCAACGAACAGGCCATGGTGCACGCCGCCGTCGGCTACGCCCGGCAGTGCGACCGGCTCGCCGCCCAGGCCGTCACCACCTCGATCGGCCCCGGCGCCACCAACCTCGTCACCGGCGCGGCGCTGGCCACCGTCAACCGGCTGCCCGTCCTCCTGCTGCCCGGCGACACCTTCGCCACCCGCCCCGCCGACCCGGTCCTCCAGCAACTCGAGGTGCCCTACGCCGGCGACGTCTCCGTCAACGACGCGCTGCGCCCGGTCAGCCGCTACTTCGACCGGGTCACCCGCCCCGAGGCGCTGATCCCGGCCGCGCTGGCGGCCATGCGGGTGCTGACCGACCCGGCCGAGACCGGCGCCGTCACCCTCGCGCTGCCGCAGGACGTGCAGGTCGAGGCGTACGACTGGCCCGAGGAGTTCTTCGCCGAGCGCGTCTGGCACGTGCGCCGCCCGGCGCCCGACCCCGCCGCGCTGGCCGAGGCCGCCGAGGCCGTCCGCCGGGCGCGCCGGCCGCTGCTCGTCGCCGGCGGCGGCGTGCACCACAGCGAGGCCGAGGACGCGCTGCGCGCCCTTGCCGACGCCACCGGCATCCCGGTCGCCTCGACCCAGGCCGGCAAGGGGTCGCTGCGCCACGACCACCCGGCCGACGTCGGCGGCGTCGGCCACACCGGCACCGCCCCCGCCAACGACCTGGCCCGCGCCGCCGACCTCGTCATCGGCGTCGGCACCCGCTACTCCGACTTCACCACCGCCTCCGGCACCCTCTTCGCCGACCCCGCCGTCCGCTTCGTGAACCTCAACATCGCCTCCTTCGACGGGCACAAGCTCGCCGCGCTGCCGCTGCTCGGCGACGCCCGCGCGGGCCTTGAGGCGCTGACCGCCGCGCTGGCCGGGCACCGGGTGGCGGCGGCGTACGAGGCGGAGTACGCGGCCGGCAAGCGGCGATGGGAACGGGTGGTCGAGCGGGCGTACGCCGCGCCGGACGACACGGCCCGGCCCACCCAGACGCAGGTCGTCGGCGCGCTGGACGCCGTCGTCGGCGACGACGACGTGGTGATCAACGCGGCCGGCTCGCTCCCCGGCGACCTGCACAAGCTCTGGCGGGCCCGCTCCCGGCGCCAGTACCACCTGGAGTACGGCTACTCCTGCATGGGCTACGAGATCCCGGCCGCCATCGGCGTCCGCCTGGCCGCCCCCGACCGGCCGGTGTGGGCGCTGGTCGGCGACGGTACGTATCTGATGCTGCCGACCGAACTCGTCACCGCGGTCCAGGAGGGCGTCGACATCAACGTCGTACTGATCCAGAACCACGGCTACGCCTCCATCGGCGGCCTGTCCGAGGCGGTCGGCGGCGAGCGGTTCGGCACCGCCTACCGCTACCGGGCCGCCGACGGCTCGTTCACCGGCCCGCCGCTGCCGGTGGACCTGGCCGCCAACGCGGCCAGCCTGGGCGCCCGGGTGCTGCGCGCCGCCACGGTCGGCGAGCTGCGCGCCGCGCTGGCCACCGCGCGCGAGACGGCGGGGCCCACATGTGTCTACGTGGAGACCGAAACGGCCGACACAGTGTCCAGCGCGCCCGGCACCCACGCGTGGTGGGATGTTCCGGTGGCCGAGACGGCGACCCGACCGGCGGCGGCCAGCGCACGCGAGGAGTACGACCGCCGGGCGACCGCCCGCCGACACCACCTGTGA
- a CDS encoding CoA-acylating methylmalonate-semialdehyde dehydrogenase — translation MKTIDHWIDGKPVEGTSGEYGPVTDPATGVQTTRVALASATEVDTAVAAAKAAYATWGTSSLAQRTSVLFRYRELLDAHRDEIADLITAEHGKVHADGLGEMARGLEIVELACGIPQLLKGELSSQVATRVDVAAIRQPLGVVAGIVPFNFPAMVPLWMFPLAIACGNTFVLKPSEKVPSAAYRLAELAAQAGLPDGVLNIVNGDRVAVDRLLEHPDVAAVSFVGSTPVARHIHATATANGKRVQALGSAKNHMLVLPDADLDAAADAAVSAAYGSAGERCMAVSAVVAVGATADPLIEKITERAAKIKIGPGGDPRSEMGPLITQAHRDRVASYVHGASAQGAEVVLDGTDFTVEGKEDGFWIGLSLLDKVSVDSDAYRDEIFGPVLSVLRVDTYEEGVELINASPYGNGVAIFTRDGGAARRFQLEIEAGMVGVNVPIPVPVGYHSFGGWKDSIFGDHHIYGNDGVHFYTRGKVITTRWPNPEDAGVDLGFPSHR, via the coding sequence ATGAAGACCATCGACCACTGGATCGACGGCAAGCCCGTGGAGGGCACCTCCGGCGAGTACGGGCCGGTCACCGACCCGGCCACCGGCGTCCAGACCACGCGGGTGGCGCTCGCGTCGGCGACCGAGGTGGACACGGCCGTCGCGGCGGCCAAGGCCGCGTACGCCACCTGGGGTACCTCGTCGCTCGCGCAGCGCACCTCGGTCCTCTTCCGCTACCGCGAGCTGCTCGACGCGCACCGCGACGAGATCGCCGACCTGATCACCGCCGAGCACGGCAAGGTGCACGCGGACGGCCTGGGCGAGATGGCCCGTGGCCTGGAGATCGTCGAACTGGCCTGTGGCATCCCGCAGTTGCTCAAGGGCGAGCTGTCCTCGCAGGTCGCCACGCGGGTCGACGTGGCCGCGATCCGACAGCCGCTGGGCGTGGTGGCCGGCATCGTACCGTTCAACTTCCCCGCCATGGTGCCGCTGTGGATGTTCCCGTTGGCGATCGCGTGCGGCAACACGTTCGTGCTCAAGCCGAGCGAGAAGGTGCCGTCGGCGGCGTACCGGCTGGCCGAACTCGCGGCCCAGGCCGGCCTGCCGGACGGCGTGCTCAACATCGTCAACGGCGACCGGGTGGCCGTCGACCGGCTCCTGGAGCACCCGGACGTCGCGGCCGTCAGCTTCGTGGGCTCGACCCCGGTCGCCCGGCACATCCACGCCACCGCGACGGCCAACGGCAAGCGCGTGCAGGCCCTGGGCAGCGCCAAGAACCACATGCTGGTGCTGCCCGACGCGGACCTGGACGCCGCGGCCGACGCGGCGGTCTCGGCGGCGTACGGCTCGGCCGGCGAGCGCTGCATGGCCGTCTCCGCGGTCGTCGCCGTCGGCGCCACCGCCGACCCGCTCATCGAGAAGATCACCGAGCGCGCCGCCAAGATCAAGATCGGCCCGGGCGGCGACCCGAGGTCCGAGATGGGCCCGCTGATCACCCAGGCCCACCGGGACCGCGTCGCCTCGTACGTGCACGGCGCGAGCGCCCAGGGCGCCGAAGTGGTCCTGGACGGAACGGACTTCACGGTAGAGGGCAAGGAGGACGGTTTCTGGATCGGCCTGTCCCTGCTCGACAAGGTCTCCGTGGACTCCGACGCCTACCGCGACGAGATCTTCGGCCCGGTCCTGTCCGTGCTGCGGGTGGACACCTACGAGGAGGGCGTCGAGCTGATCAACGCGTCCCCGTACGGCAACGGCGTCGCGATCTTCACCCGCGACGGCGGCGCCGCCCGCCGCTTCCAACTGGAGATCGAGGCGGGCATGGTGGGCGTGAACGTGCCGATCCCGGTCCCGGTCGGCTACCACTCCTTCGGTGGCTGGAAGGACTCGATCTTCGGCGACCACCACATCTACGGCAACGACGGCGTGCACTTCTACACCCGCGGCAAGGTCATCACCACCCGCTGGCCCAACCCCGAGGACGCCGGCGTCGACCTGGGATTCCCCAGCCACCGCTGA
- a CDS encoding DUF1801 domain-containing protein, whose amino-acid sequence MSKADNLTRNTTDDTAHEGFSPEERAAMKEHAQELKKASRRRSRAEKEAEAAADVVAKIAEMPDADRVLAERVHAIVTANAPTLAPKLWYGMPAYALDGKVVCFFQSASKFKTRYATLGFSDVAALDEGAMWPAAYALTEVNAEVEARIAELVRRAVS is encoded by the coding sequence ATGAGCAAAGCCGACAACCTCACCAGGAACACCACCGACGACACCGCGCACGAGGGGTTCTCCCCCGAGGAGCGGGCCGCGATGAAGGAGCACGCGCAGGAGTTGAAGAAGGCGTCGCGGCGCAGATCGCGGGCGGAGAAGGAGGCGGAGGCGGCGGCGGACGTGGTCGCGAAGATCGCCGAGATGCCGGACGCGGACCGCGTCCTGGCCGAGCGCGTGCACGCCATCGTCACGGCCAACGCCCCCACCCTCGCCCCCAAGCTCTGGTACGGGATGCCCGCGTACGCCCTCGACGGCAAGGTCGTCTGCTTCTTCCAGAGCGCGAGCAAGTTCAAGACCCGGTACGCGACGCTCGGCTTCAGCGATGTCGCCGCACTGGACGAGGGCGCGATGTGGCCGGCCGCGTACGCCCTGACCGAGGTGAACGCCGAGGTGGAGGCGCGGATCGCGGAGCTGGTGCGCCGAGCGGTGAGCTGA
- a CDS encoding ATP-binding protein, whose product MSADAPVAPAASRTPTATPIPPVIAAPLGTWRYTLYLPHSPLAPSVARATVRTVLRVHGPISLTDRAELLVSELASNAFRYARGPASLRLAWRDGVLRLSVRDTSPELPAPPRTGPWDLGQEGGRGLRMVGEYADRWSSYRLAGRGRQARGSGKVVWCELIA is encoded by the coding sequence ATGTCCGCCGATGCTCCAGTCGCCCCCGCAGCCTCTCGTACCCCGACCGCCACACCGATCCCACCGGTCATAGCCGCCCCGCTGGGCACCTGGCGGTACACCCTGTACCTGCCGCACAGCCCACTCGCCCCGAGCGTGGCCCGCGCCACGGTCCGTACCGTGCTCCGCGTGCACGGCCCGATCAGCCTCACCGACCGCGCTGAGCTGCTGGTTTCCGAGCTGGCCAGCAACGCCTTCCGGTACGCCCGCGGCCCGGCCTCGCTGCGCCTGGCCTGGCGGGACGGCGTGCTGCGGCTCAGCGTGCGCGATACCAGCCCGGAACTCCCCGCCCCGCCGAGAACGGGCCCGTGGGACCTGGGCCAGGAGGGCGGCCGGGGGTTGCGCATGGTCGGCGAGTACGCCGACCGATGGAGTTCCTACCGGCTCGCGGGGCGCGGTCGGCAGGCGCGTGGAAGCGGCAAGGTCGTGTGGTGTGAGCTGATCGCCTAG
- a CDS encoding LPFR motif small protein, with protein MLKAIADVLRSIGGAIATVVTLPFRAIARLFGGASDSAHGRH; from the coding sequence ATGCTCAAGGCCATCGCTGACGTACTGCGCTCGATCGGCGGCGCCATCGCCACCGTCGTGACCCTGCCCTTCCGCGCCATCGCCCGCCTCTTCGGCGGCGCGTCCGACAGCGCGCACGGGCGCCACTGA
- a CDS encoding ATP-grasp domain-containing protein — protein MPGADDLTFHGLFEPDELQGGDVDMASLVQKAIGAIDAIDGGVDAIVGYWDFPVSALVPLLNEHYGTRGTSLDSIAKCEHKYWSRLEQRKAIDEYPGFGQVDLTTDNPRPPAGMSFPMWVKPAVAYSSELAFGVADEGEFQDAVARVREGIGRVGRPFDYVLDRLELPPEMTGTGGQVCLAEESLNGIQVAVEGYVQDGLVTVYGVLDSIDYPDSPSFLRHQYPSTLPEPVLVRLREASARVMRQIGFDNATFSIEYFYDPQADAINLLEINPRHSQSHALLFQYVDGVPNHHCMVRLALGEDPALPYREGRYRMAAKWYYRWFADAAVRGVPSQADIERIERDIPGVSITLVPTRGEHLSDAREQDNYSYEVAHIVTGADSEEELRQKYDRCVAALNHRFEVTPPEDPAEPSR, from the coding sequence ATGCCGGGCGCTGACGACCTCACGTTCCACGGCCTGTTCGAGCCGGACGAACTCCAGGGCGGCGACGTGGACATGGCCAGCCTGGTGCAGAAGGCGATCGGTGCCATCGACGCCATCGACGGGGGCGTGGACGCGATCGTCGGCTACTGGGACTTCCCCGTCAGCGCGCTGGTGCCGCTCCTGAACGAGCACTACGGCACCCGTGGCACCAGCCTGGACTCCATCGCCAAGTGCGAGCACAAGTACTGGAGCCGGCTGGAGCAGCGGAAGGCCATCGACGAGTACCCGGGCTTCGGCCAGGTCGACCTGACGACGGACAACCCCCGGCCCCCGGCCGGCATGAGCTTCCCTATGTGGGTCAAGCCCGCGGTGGCGTACTCGTCCGAGTTGGCGTTCGGCGTGGCCGACGAGGGCGAGTTCCAGGACGCGGTCGCGCGCGTACGGGAGGGCATAGGCCGCGTCGGGCGCCCCTTCGACTACGTCCTGGACCGGCTGGAGCTGCCGCCCGAGATGACCGGCACCGGCGGCCAGGTGTGCCTGGCCGAGGAGTCGCTGAACGGCATCCAGGTCGCCGTGGAGGGTTACGTACAGGACGGTCTGGTCACCGTCTACGGCGTACTCGACTCGATCGACTACCCGGACAGCCCCAGCTTCCTGCGCCACCAGTACCCCTCCACGCTGCCCGAGCCGGTCCTCGTCCGGCTGCGCGAGGCGTCCGCGCGCGTGATGCGGCAGATCGGCTTCGACAACGCGACGTTCAGCATCGAGTACTTCTACGACCCGCAGGCCGACGCGATCAACCTGCTGGAGATCAACCCCCGGCACTCGCAGTCGCACGCGCTGCTGTTCCAGTACGTGGACGGGGTGCCCAACCACCACTGCATGGTCCGCCTCGCGCTCGGCGAGGACCCCGCGCTCCCGTACCGCGAGGGCCGCTACCGGATGGCGGCCAAGTGGTACTACCGCTGGTTCGCAGACGCCGCGGTGCGCGGGGTGCCGAGCCAGGCCGACATCGAGCGCATCGAGCGCGACATACCCGGCGTGAGCATCACCCTGGTCCCCACCCGGGGCGAGCACCTCTCCGACGCCCGCGAGCAGGACAACTACAGCTACGAGGTGGCCCACATCGTCACCGGCGCGGACAGCGAGGAGGAGCTGCGACAGAAGTACGACCGCTGCGTCGCGGCCCTGAACCACCGATTCGAGGTCACACCCCCCGAGGACCCGGCCGAGCCGAGCCGCTGA